In one window of Henckelia pumila isolate YLH828 chromosome 1, ASM3356847v2, whole genome shotgun sequence DNA:
- the LOC140879086 gene encoding galactokinase has product MARNEELPVPIFSSLEPVYGTGSQLEEAELRFAKLKSKFVEFFGHPPDIYARSPGRVNLIGEHIDYEGYSVLPMAIRQDTIVAIRKCDESGAERVLKIANVNSEKYHMCTYPADPDQEIDLKNHRWGHYFICGYKGFYDFAKSKGLDVGETLGLEVVVDGVVPTGSGLSSSAAFVCSSTIAIMAAFAANFPKKELAQLTCECERHIGTQSGGMDQAISVMAQSGFAALIDFNPIRATEVQLPAGGTFVIAHSLAESQKAVTAATNYNNRVVECRLASIVLGVKLGMKPEEAIAKIRTLSDVEGLCVTFAGTHGSSDPVVAVKELLKEEPYSTEDIENITNEKLQTIFANSPSSLDVLRAAKHFKLHQRAAHVYSEAKRVYAFKDTVSSKSSDEEMLKKLGDLMNESHHSCSVYYECSCPELEELVKICRDNGALGARLTGAGWGGCAVALVKENIVPQFILNLKDQFYQARIDKGVINKNDLGLYIFASKPSSGAAIIKF; this is encoded by the exons ATGGCGAGAAACGAGGAGCTGCCAGTGCCCATTTTCAGTTCTCTTGAGCCTGTTTACGGAACCGGGTCTCAACTGGAGGAGGCCGAACTCCGATTTGCCAAATTGAAATCCAAATTCGTCGAGTTCTTTGGCCATCCCCCTGATATTTACGCTCGATCTCCAG GGAGAGTCAATTTGATTGGGGAGCACATAGATTATGAAGGATATTCAGTTTTGCCGATGGCTATCAGGCAGGATACCATCGTGGCAATACGAAAATGTGACGAAAGTGGAGCGGAGAGAGTGCTCAAGATCGCTAATGTGAATAGTGAGAAATATCATATGTGCACATACCCTGCTGATCCTGATCAG GAAATTGATCTGAAGAATCACAGATGGGGTCACTATTTTATCTGTGG GTACAAAGGCTTCTATGACTTCGCAAAATCGAAAGGTTTAGATGTTGGTGAGACATTGGGACTTGAGGTTGTAGTTGACGGCGTCGTCCCTACTG GATCTGGTTTATCGAGCTCTGCTGCTTTTGTTTGCTCATCTACAATAGCTATAATGGCTGCTTTTGCCGCAAACTTTCCCAAG AAAGAACTTGCTCAACTTACTTGTGAGTGCGAAAGACACATTGGCACTCAATCTGGTGGAATGGACCAG GCAATCTCTGTGATGGCTCAATCTGGTTTTGCAGCACTCATTGATTTCAACCCTATTCGTGCTACTGAGGTGCAGCTCCCTGCAGGTGGAACCTTTGTCATAGCTCATTCATTGGCTGAATCTCAGAAAGCTGTTACTGCTGCAACTAATTACAACAACAGGGTTGTTGAATGTCGTTTAGCTTCT ATTGTCTTAGGCGTAAAGCTAGGAATGAAGCCGGAGGAGGCTATAGCCAAAATCAGGACACTTTCAGATGTTGAAGGTCTGTGCGTGACATTTGCGGGTACGCATGGATCTTCTGATCCAGTTGTTGCTGTCAAG GAACTATTGAAAGAAGAACCTTATAGTACTGAAGATATTGAGAACATTACTAATGAAAAGCTGCAAACTATATTTGCCAATTCTCCTTCCTCCTTGGATGTCCTGAGAGCTGCCAAACATTTTAAGTTGCACCAG AGAGCTGCACATGTCTACTCCGAAGCCAAACGTGTATATGCTTTCAAAGATACTGTATCCTCAAAGTCTAG CGATGAAGAGATGCTAAAAAAGCTTGGGGACCTGATGAATGAAAGCCATCATAGCTGCAGTGTGTATTATGAATGCAG CTGCCCCGAACTGGAAGAGCTTGTGAAGATTTGTCGGGATAATGGGGCTCTTGGGGCAAGACTCACGGGAGCCGGATGGGGTGGTTGTGCAGTAGCTCTAGTGAAGGAGAACATTGTTCCACAGTTTATCCTTAACTTGAAG GACCAATTTTATCAAGCAAGAATTGATAAAGGGGTGATCAACAAGAATGATCTTGGCCTTTACATTTTTGCATCCAAGCCGTCGAGTGGTGCTGCCATTATCAAATTTTAG
- the LOC140875320 gene encoding protein REGULATOR OF FATTY ACID COMPOSITION 3, chloroplastic: MALNSAQLVLSGKNRLWAPADRCKYPSSSCFFPLFSQGLRLKGHSTTVAAAKKENKNSSKRNKDDGHSFAPKPDEATGPFPEAVLLKERKIEEDGRIMPEFADVEERELFEFLNLELESDMEVGQMRHYEVVYLIHENHKEEVENVNIKVQEFLKEKKGRMWRFSDWGMRKLAYKIQKAKNAHYILMNFELEAQWINDFKSMLDRDERIIRHLVMKREKAETEDCPPPPEFQSSHSDTNEDEDDLDYDDQYVDDEDEIIIYVDDEDENADDSREMSGGFGRNNQKIQRAGR; this comes from the exons ATGGCACTAAATTCTGCTCAATTGGTGCTCAGCGGCAAGAATCGTCTGTGGGCGCCTGCTGATCGATGTAAATACCCTTCGTCGTCTTGCTTTTTTCCATTGTTTTCGCAGGGGTTGAGGCTGAAAGGCCACTCAACTACTGTTGCAGCAGCCAAGAAAGAGAATAAAAACTCTAGTAAGAGGAACAAAGATGACGGCCATAGCTTTGCGCCAAAGCCTGATGAAGCCACGGGGCCTTTTCCTGAAGCTGTACTCCTCAAAGAG AGAAAGATTGAGGAAGATGGTAGGATTATGCCGGAGTTTGCGGATGTAGAAGAGC GCGAACTCTTTGAATTTCTGAACCTGGAGCTTGAAAGCGATATGGAAGTAGGTCAAA TGCGTCACTATGAAGTGGTGTATCTGATTCATGAGAACCACAAGGAGGAAGTGGAGAATGTCAACATAAAGGTTCAAG AATTCTTGAAAGAAAAGAAGGGCAGGATGTGGAGATTCAGTGACTGGGGTATGCGTAAACTGGCATACAAAATACAGAAAGCAAAAAACGCTCATTATATCCTTATGAACTTTGAGCTGGAAGCCCAATGGATCAATGACTTTAAAAGCATGCTTGACAGAGATGAGAGGATCATCAGACACCTTGTGATGAAGAGAGAGAAGGCTGAGACAGAGGATTGTCCACCGCCACCGGAGTTTCAATCTTCACATTCAGATACGAACGAGGATGAGGATGACTTAGATTATGATGATCAGTATGTGGATGATGAAGATGAAATTATCATCTATGTGGATGATGAAGATGAAAATGCAGATGATAGCAGAGAAATGAGTGGTGGTTTTGGGAGAAATAACCAAAAAATACAGAGAGCAGGCCGATAG
- the LOC140875325 gene encoding uncharacterized protein: protein MSLRIKVVVDKFVQELKEALDADIQDRIMKEREMQSYIEEREREVAEREAAWKAELSRREAEIARQEARLKIERENLEKEKSVLMGTASNQDNQDGALEITVSGEKYRCLRFAKAKK, encoded by the exons ATGTCTCTGAGGATAAAAGTGGTCGTAGATAAGTTTGTACAGGAGCTGAAGGAGGCTTTGGATGCAGACATACAGGATAGGATTATGAAGGAAAGAGAGATGCAGAGTTACATTGAGGAACGCGAACGAGAAGTTGCTGAGCGTGAAGCTGCCTGGAAAGCCGAACTTTCGCGTCGGGAG GCAGAGATTGCTAGGCAGGAAGCAAGGCTAAAGATCGAAAGAGAGAATCTTGAGAAAGAGAAAAGTGTATTGATGGGGACTGCATCAAATCAAGACAATCAAGATGGAGCTCTAGAAATAACCGTAAGTGGTGAGAAGTATCGCTGCCTGAGATTTGCCAAGGCAAAGAAATGA
- the LOC140875026 gene encoding uncharacterized protein yields the protein MAIQEDTSGDRRKSIDAIDELPTINVENMQNNTRVINYCRTFMSIIGGVIAGILGFTGLTGFVFYFIVMAITSAGLAAKAEFSVHSYFDSWNKITLDGVLGGLMSFVLFWTFAYDFVHIF from the exons ATGGCGATCCAGGAAGATACAAGTGGAGACAGAAGGAAATCAATCGATGCCATAGATGAGTTACCTACGATCAATGTTGAAAATATGCAAAACAACACAAGAGTTATTAATTACTG CCGCACTTTTATGTCAATCATAGGTGGGGTCATTGCCGGAATTTTGGGATTTACCGGTTTGACGGGATTTGTCTTCTATTTCATAGTCATGGCTATCACTTCAGCTGGACTTGCTGCCAAGGCCGAGTTTTCTGTTCATTCTTATTTTGATAGTTGGAACAAGATTACGCTTGATGGAGTTCTTGGTGGGCTTATG TCATTCGTGTTATTCTGGAC ATTTGCTTACGACTTCGTGCATATTTTCTGA
- the LOC140891794 gene encoding beta-glucosidase-like SFR2, chloroplastic, with amino-acid sequence MTLITLFVTASKLAGILVSVTVAANAYSFSCYRRKNLKRFKSPIDESAHILADFNSTPDGEKGFFFGLATAPAHVEDKLNDAWVQFAEENPCDRPESIKGSEPVDSVVATVGADGGSQPATIPDKEEDKNSKRKKQVRIAMEAEIRGYEKCEEVVEANLDEECHHTVAAWHNVPNPKERLRFWSDPDTELKLASDTGVQVFRMGVDWTRIIPENPMNGLKETVNFAALERYKWIIKKVHSYGMKVMLTLFHHSLPPWAAEYGGWKVERTVDHFMDFTRLVVGSLSDLVDYWVTFNEPHVFCLLTYAAGAWPGGNPDMLEAATSTLPTGVFNQAMHWMAIAHLKAYDYIHEKSMNPNAIIGVAHHVSFFRPYGLFDIAAVSVANSLALFPFFDQIAEKMDYIGINYYGQEIVSRSGLKLVRNDEYSESGRGVYPDGLFRILLHFHERYKHLGVPFIITENGVSDETDLIRRPYMLEHLLATYAAMRLGVPVLGYLFWTISDNWEWADGYGPKFGLVAVDRSNNLARIPRPSYHLFSKVVKTRKITRLDRVRAWSELQRAARERKTRPFYRAVNKKGFMYAGGLDIPISRSYVERDWRFGHYEMEGLQDPLCRFLRLLLGPLSILSRVKPENDYDEDLILEPLESNVSL; translated from the exons ATGACGCTGATCACGCTGTTCGTGACGGCCTCCAAGCTCGCCGGGATTCTAGTCTCCGTCACCGTCGCAGCCAACGCCTACTCCTTTTCATGCTACCGGCGGAAGAATTTGAAGCGGTTCAAGTCTCCCATTGACGAGTCCGCTCACATTCTTGCCGACTTCAATTCTACCCCAG ATGGGGAAAAAGGATTCTTTTTTGGATTAGCCACAGCACCAGCGCACGTTGAGGACAAGCTCAATGATGCATGGGTTCAGTTTGCTGAAGAAAACCCGTGCGACCGACCGGAGTCGATAAAAGGCTCTGAACCAGTGGATTCAGTTGTTGCTACGGTTGGAGCAGATGGTGGTTCTCAGCCAGCTACAATTCCAGATAAAGAAGAGGATAAGAATTCGAAGAGGAAAAAGCAAGTTAGGATTGCAATGGAAGCAGAAATCAGAGGATATGAAAAATGCGAAGAAGTCGTAGAAGCCAACTTGGATGAAGAATGTCATCATACCGTTGCCGCATGGCATAATGTTCCCAACCC GAAGGAGAGATTAAGATTCTGGTCTGATCCTGATACAGAGTTGAAATTGGCTAGTGATACCGGTGTGCAAGTTTTTCGGATGGGAGTAGATTGGACGAGGATAATACCTGAGAATCCAATGAATGGTCTTAAAGAAACT GTTAATTTTGCTGCATTGGAGCGATATAAGTGGATAATAAAAAAAGTTCATTCCTATGGAATGAAAGTAATGTTGACCTTGTTCCATCATTCTTTGCCACCATGGGCAGCAGAGTACGGAGGGTGGAAAGTGGAAAGGACTGTTGATCATTTTATGGACTTTACCAG GCTGGTTGTGGGGAGCTTATCAGATCTTGTGGATTATTGGGTGACTTTTAATGAACCTCACGTTTTTTGTTTGCTCACCTATGCTGCTGGTGCTTGGCCTGGTGGCAATCCTGATATGCTCGAGGCTGCCACTTCGACACTACCTACTGGGGTCTTTAACCAGGCCATGCATTGGATGGCGATTGCACACTTGAAGGCCTATGACTATATCCATGAGAAAAG CATGAACCCAAATGCAATTATTGGTGTAGCACACCACGTCTCCTTTTTTCGACCATACGGACTCTTTGACATTGCTGCTGTATCAGTTGCTAATTCGTTGGCACTTTTTCCGTTCTTTGACCAAATAGCTGAAAAGATGGACTACATTGGGATAAATTATTATGGACAG GAGATAGTTTCTCGTTCAGGATTGAAGCTGGTAAGAAATGATGAGTACAGTGAATCTGGACGGGGAGTATATCCTGATGGCTTGTTTCGTATACTGCTACATTTCCATGAGAGATACAAACATTTAGGTGTACCATTCATTATTACCGAAAATGGTGTCTCTGATGAGACAGATTTAATCAGACGACCATACATGTTGGAACATCTTTTGGCAACTTACGCAGCAATGAGATTG GGTGTACCCGTTCTTGGTTACCTGTTTTGGACGATATCTGATAACTGGGAATGGGCTGATGGGTATGGTCCCAAGTTTGGATTGGTAGCGGTTGATCGGTCCAACAATCTTGCTCGAATCCCCCGTCCATCATATCATTTGTTTTCGAAG GTTGTTAAGACGCGTAAAATCACGCGGTTGGATAGGGTACGTGCGTGGAGTGAACTTCAAAGAGCTGCTAGGGAGAGAAAAACAAGGCCATTTTATCGCGCGGTGAATAAAAAGGGCTTCATGTATGCTG GGGGGCTTGACATACCAATATCTCGATCTTATGTTGAGAGAGACTGGCGATTCGGGCATTATGAAATGGAAGGTCTGCAGGATCCGCTTTGCCGGTTTTTACGACTATTGCTCGGACCTCTGTCCATCCTGAGTAGAGTGAAGCCTGAGAATGATTATGATGAAGATTTGATTCTTGAGCCTCTGGAATCAAATGTTAGCTTGTGA